CATAAAAGATTTTGCGGCGCTCGATTCCGCGCACAATGATGTGGTGTAACGCACCCGCAGCATCAATTCTGGCTTTCCGTGGCATCCGTGGCATCCCAGTTATGAATAGCCGACTAATAAAATCATGTCAATCAATATATCAATACCCGTCCCCAAATTCCGTCCCAGTCAGGCCCTTGAGCAGGCTGTTGTTGACTTTATGCCTGCTTTGGGGTGCGAAACTTGAGTAAAAAATAAATGATTCCATTTACCGGGGCAAATGAACACCTCAGGGGCGTGAAATATCCGGGTTAGACCAAACTCGTCGCAGTCTTGCGGCCGGGGACCTTAACCCGTCGCATAAATTACTATTGGCTTAATATTATAAAAGTAATGTATAAAGTCTTTACAATTATCACAAAAACACGATGAGAACAGATCATATTAGAACAGCATCCTCAATAATCATTTTCACATCCGCCGGGTTTCCGGATACGGCCCACTTCCAATTCCCGAAACCGCCGTGTTGATTGACCGCCTGCACCCATTCATTTAAGAATCTGCGTTTGGTTTTATCTCTCAAGGTGTCCTTCCCTTTGGTTTCCAGAATCAGGAAATTATCGGTTTTGAGTTGAATGATAAAGTCCGGCCGATATTTTCGAACAATGCCTTCAAATATGTAAAGGATTTCAAATCCCAGATGATCGTTCTTAACCCAGGCCTTAACATGAGGATTACGGTCAAGCTCGAATGCTTCGCTGGCCTCCCAGGTGCTGTCAAACACACACATGTTAATATGGGATTTACGGGTATGCTCGCAGGGCCTGCCCGTAAACCATGTTTGCATGTCTGCGGTGGAGCGGATAGGATAATCCTGATCGAATATCGGTTCAATCGATTCTGAGTTTTCAAAACGAATAGCTTCCCAGATGTGCTGAACCACCTTGTTCATGTTAAGGGTCAGAAGTATCCGGCGCTTAACGCCATCTTGGTAAAAAAGCAAGGGTTCAATTTGAATTCTGTCGGATCTTATAAAAGATTCCACCAAGCGGATAAGCTGGGCCAATAAAAATTCCCTGTTCCCCTTCCAGTTCGGTTTCATCTGGTCAAAAATATCTCGTGCCGTCTCGAAAATAATCTTCTGCATCCTGAATTTTCGTCCCAGATCTTCCAGGTCAATTCTTGAGATCTGGGTTACATCCGGCTTTCCTTCCACTATGGGCGCCAGCTCCGCCAGGGTTGCCGTATTATAAGCCGAGAGTGCAAGAAGTGGAACATTTCCCATGTCCAATGTCAGTACCGGCTTATATGTATGTTCGACGCGGATAATATTCGGCCAGCTTATTTCGAATTGTTGTTTTTCGACAACCGGCTCAATACGGGTTTTGGGTGTCGGCGGAGGCGGAGGCGGACCGTCTTTGGATTCATGCGGCAAAAAGGTAAACGGAACCCCGAAAATATTCACGTATTCGGCTTCAAACAGATTGGTTTCCGGGTTAACCTCGTAAGACGTCCGCCTGAGACCGCGGCCGACCACTTGTTCGCACAGAAGCTGGCTGGAAAAAGCCCGAAGACCCATAATGTGAGTGACGGTTTTGGCATCCCAGCCCTCGGACAGCATACCAACGGATATCACTTTCTGGATCAATGCCCCCGGCTTCCCGGTCTGGCCGACGCTATCGACTGTCTGGCGCAAAGCCTCCGCAAGTTCTTTTTTAGACAATTTGCGGACAGTCTCATTTTCAAAATCATCCTCTCCAGCGGCATCGCTAACGGGAGCGGCTTCTTCCTGAGCCTCGGCCAGCTCAAGAACCCTGGAATCGATGTGAAGTATCCTTTCCGGTATGCATAGTTCGTCAATTCGGACTTTTTTATGATCAAAGGCATATTTCACGCGGGCCGCCGTTTCGGTTCGATTGGCAACGGAGATCATTACCGGTGGAGTTTTGAATCCGGCCTTTTCCCAGGCTTTAGCTGTTTCCAGCCAGTCCTTGCCCAAAAGATAATATCCGCTGGTGATAAGATCGGGCAAAGGCTCATGCGCTTTGGCTTTGCGGTTGATGTCGTCTTTGACTTCCGCATCGTTATAGATATGATAAAGTCGGGATTTATAGTCTTTGGTTAATTTACCGTCATCACGGATGACTACCCGCGGGGTCTTGACCAGCCCGGATTCAATGGCGTCGTTCAGCCCGAAATCACTGACAATCCATCCAAAAAGCGCTTCTTCGGAACTCTTTTTGCCGGACGGAGCAAAGGGAGTAGCGGAAAAATCATGGCAGACCAGGATATTTCTGGTTTCATGGATGCGATCCAGTCCGCTCACCCAGATGGTGGCTTCTTCAAGCTCCGCTTTCTTCACCCCTTTGACTTTCGACTCGGCCGGTACGCGCCAGGCATGGTGCGCTTCGTCATTGATGACCAGAATGTTCGTGGCATTGGCCATCTTGCCCAGCACTTCACGGACATAGGCCTCATTGCTCTTTGCGCCGCGCTTATCCACGCTTTTCTTTCTGGTGAGCTGCTCTTCGGTTGCCCATTGGAGGGCGTGCCAGTTGCGGATAAGGAACTTTCCCTGTCGCAGTCTCTCCTTCA
The sequence above is a segment of the Candidatus Desulfatibia profunda genome. Coding sequences within it:
- a CDS encoding DEAD/DEAH box helicase family protein, with the protein product MKSTIDRLIINSPYEEPKQYWSYDRETRLFTLMDGRRPAGYVVASQSSKAFDDPGMFIEIPLVNQIRSRLDAWRKAEYPGVTGITKRLLEHWQNPEEREYRIFFFCQMEAIETLIWLAEAPDDQKVGIEIPTDGGPFKRLCSKMATGSGKTIVMAMLIAWQVLNKITYPQDARFSKYVFIVAPGLTVKSRLNVLYPWAADNYYDEFNVVPVGLKERLRQGKFLIRNWHALQWATEEQLTRKKSVDKRGAKSNEAYVREVLGKMANATNILVINDEAHHAWRVPAESKVKGVKKAELEEATIWVSGLDRIHETRNILVCHDFSATPFAPSGKKSSEEALFGWIVSDFGLNDAIESGLVKTPRVVIRDDGKLTKDYKSRLYHIYNDAEVKDDINRKAKAHEPLPDLITSGYYLLGKDWLETAKAWEKAGFKTPPVMISVANRTETAARVKYAFDHKKVRIDELCIPERILHIDSRVLELAEAQEEAAPVSDAAGEDDFENETVRKLSKKELAEALRQTVDSVGQTGKPGALIQKVISVGMLSEGWDAKTVTHIMGLRAFSSQLLCEQVVGRGLRRTSYEVNPETNLFEAEYVNIFGVPFTFLPHESKDGPPPPPPTPKTRIEPVVEKQQFEISWPNIIRVEHTYKPVLTLDMGNVPLLALSAYNTATLAELAPIVEGKPDVTQISRIDLEDLGRKFRMQKIIFETARDIFDQMKPNWKGNREFLLAQLIRLVESFIRSDRIQIEPLLFYQDGVKRRILLTLNMNKVVQHIWEAIRFENSESIEPIFDQDYPIRSTADMQTWFTGRPCEHTRKSHINMCVFDSTWEASEAFELDRNPHVKAWVKNDHLGFEILYIFEGIVRKYRPDFIIQLKTDNFLILETKGKDTLRDKTKRRFLNEWVQAVNQHGGFGNWKWAVSGNPADVKMIIEDAVLI